From a region of the Gemmatimonadales bacterium genome:
- a CDS encoding SPFH domain-containing protein produces the protein MGELVLGLVFLAVSFLVTTASAATKSQGPRPIGGILRAAAIGFLVLGALLVLGSGLVVIQPGEVGVRHAFGTVDPKPLLPGIRLVTPWSSVERFSTREEQFPEVGGDERETMDALSSEQMAMKVDAGLRWQIDPQQAPRIFTEIGAEAQIHSAVRNAIRKGVRDGMVQYSINDISKRTLIAQTMEALVDSALVTQPRAGGPPFRIAQVTAFFLRNLEPPEQVVQAINNKIAQEQQIETERHRVEVARLQSEQQRLLNQTLTAEQLTKQYLEVLHDMKNSNNLVILVPTTGGVPILDINALRNSLRGR, from the coding sequence GTGGGCGAGCTGGTCCTCGGTCTCGTGTTCCTCGCCGTCTCCTTCCTCGTCACCACCGCATCCGCCGCCACCAAGAGCCAGGGCCCGCGTCCCATCGGCGGAATCCTGCGCGCCGCGGCCATCGGCTTCCTCGTGCTGGGGGCCCTGCTGGTCCTAGGCTCGGGCCTGGTGGTGATCCAGCCCGGCGAAGTCGGCGTCCGCCACGCCTTCGGCACGGTCGATCCCAAGCCGCTCCTGCCCGGAATCCGGCTGGTCACGCCCTGGTCCTCGGTCGAGCGCTTCTCCACGCGCGAGGAGCAGTTCCCGGAGGTCGGCGGCGATGAGCGGGAGACGATGGACGCGCTGTCGAGCGAGCAGATGGCGATGAAGGTGGACGCGGGCCTTCGCTGGCAGATCGACCCCCAGCAGGCGCCGCGCATCTTCACCGAGATCGGCGCCGAGGCGCAGATCCACAGCGCGGTGCGCAACGCCATCCGCAAGGGGGTCCGCGACGGGATGGTGCAGTACTCCATCAACGACATCAGCAAGCGCACGCTGATCGCCCAGACGATGGAGGCCCTCGTGGACTCGGCGCTGGTCACCCAGCCCCGGGCCGGGGGCCCGCCGTTCCGCATCGCGCAGGTGACCGCGTTCTTCCTGCGCAACCTCGAGCCGCCCGAGCAGGTGGTGCAGGCGATCAACAACAAGATCGCCCAGGAGCAGCAGATCGAGACCGAGCGCCACCGGGTCGAGGTGGCCCGGCTGCAGTCGGAGCAGCAGCGGCTCCTGAACCAGACGCTCACCGCCGAGCAGCTGACCAAGCAGTACCTGGAGGTGCTGCACGACATGAAGAACTCGAACAACCTGGTGATCCTCGTGCCGACCACGGGCGGCGTGCCGATTCTCGACATCAACGCGCTCCGCAACAGCCTGCGGGGGCGCTGA
- a CDS encoding cytidylate kinase-like family protein, translated as MAVVTVTRQYGSGGSLVARRVAERLGWTVIDNEFVGEVARRAGLPAEAVAAREERSPSLIERLGRTLAISAPEMFVQAAASQAEPDEDQLHRITERVIAEAAAHGRVVLVGRGATAYLATAGEAADVLHVYVVAPRETRIRTIVERMHVTGEEAARQIHSVDAARERYLEHWYGRRRDEAANYHLVVNTAWLGYEGAAEIIADAARRRGME; from the coding sequence ATGGCCGTCGTCACCGTCACGCGCCAGTACGGCTCCGGCGGCTCCCTGGTCGCCCGGCGGGTCGCCGAGCGCCTGGGGTGGACGGTCATCGACAACGAGTTCGTGGGGGAGGTGGCGCGGCGGGCGGGCCTGCCGGCCGAGGCCGTCGCGGCGCGCGAGGAGCGCTCACCCTCCCTGATCGAGCGCCTCGGGCGGACGCTCGCGATCTCCGCGCCCGAGATGTTCGTTCAGGCCGCGGCCTCCCAGGCCGAGCCCGACGAGGACCAGCTGCATCGCATCACCGAGCGGGTCATCGCCGAGGCCGCGGCCCACGGGCGCGTCGTCCTGGTCGGGCGCGGCGCCACGGCCTACCTCGCCACCGCCGGCGAGGCGGCGGACGTCCTGCACGTTTACGTCGTGGCGCCGCGGGAGACGCGCATCCGCACCATCGTCGAACGGATGCACGTCACCGGCGAGGAGGCGGCCCGGCAGATCCACAGCGTCGATGCCGCCCGCGAGCGGTACCTGGAGCACTGGTACGGGCGCCGGCGGGACGAGGCGGCCAACTACCACCTGGTCGTCAACACCGCGTGGCTGGGCTACGAGGGCGCGGCGGAGATCATCGCCGACGCGGCACGGCGCAGGGGCATGGAGTAA
- a CDS encoding MFS transporter, producing MPAPRASPFGALRHRNFRLFFFGQGTSLVGTWMQIVAQGWLVLELTNSPFYVGLVSALGSLPIMLVSLPAGVFVDRVNKRRLVVLTQTLSLLQALVLAILIWTHRIALWQVAAIAVFLGTVNAFDTPARQAFVIEMVGREDLGTAIALNSSAFNAARVVGPSLAGILIGAVGLGWCYFLNAVSYVAVIWGLLKMRLAPFVRPDHSGDGWAQFREGARFVRRDRRVLALVGMMAVVSVFGFPFLVLMPVFARDVLRVGPSGLGFMSASVGVGAVIAALGLAMFGPRVGKGRILMWTGPIYGAALVSFAAAPAFALALPALALAGAAMILNNAVTNTLLQTIVPDALRGRVMGFYAFVFLGMAPFGAFQAGWLAEHLGAPMAVAVGGLVCGLSSLVIWRRVPEVPLLK from the coding sequence ATGCCCGCACCACGCGCCTCGCCGTTCGGAGCTCTCCGCCACCGCAACTTCCGGCTGTTCTTCTTCGGTCAGGGCACGAGCCTGGTGGGCACCTGGATGCAGATTGTCGCCCAGGGCTGGCTGGTGCTCGAGCTCACCAACTCTCCGTTCTACGTCGGCCTGGTGAGCGCCCTGGGCTCGCTGCCCATCATGCTCGTGTCGCTGCCGGCCGGCGTGTTCGTGGACCGCGTGAACAAGCGCCGGCTGGTGGTGCTCACCCAGACGCTGTCGCTGCTACAGGCCCTGGTGCTGGCGATCCTGATCTGGACGCACCGCATCGCGCTGTGGCAGGTGGCGGCGATCGCCGTCTTCCTCGGCACCGTCAACGCCTTCGACACGCCGGCGCGCCAGGCGTTCGTGATCGAGATGGTGGGCCGGGAGGACCTGGGGACCGCCATCGCCCTGAACTCGTCGGCCTTCAACGCCGCGCGCGTCGTGGGGCCCTCGTTGGCCGGGATACTGATCGGCGCCGTGGGCCTGGGCTGGTGCTACTTCCTGAACGCGGTGTCGTACGTGGCCGTGATCTGGGGCCTGCTGAAGATGCGCCTGGCGCCGTTCGTTCGTCCCGATCATTCGGGCGACGGGTGGGCGCAGTTCCGCGAGGGTGCGCGCTTCGTGAGGCGCGACCGGCGCGTTCTGGCCCTGGTGGGCATGATGGCGGTCGTCAGCGTCTTCGGCTTCCCGTTCCTGGTGTTGATGCCGGTCTTCGCGCGCGACGTGCTCCGGGTGGGGCCGTCGGGGCTGGGGTTCATGTCCGCCTCGGTCGGTGTCGGCGCCGTGATCGCGGCCCTCGGCCTCGCCATGTTCGGGCCGCGGGTGGGCAAGGGGCGCATCCTGATGTGGACCGGGCCGATCTACGGCGCCGCGCTCGTGTCGTTCGCGGCGGCGCCCGCGTTCGCCCTGGCCCTGCCGGCGCTGGCCTTGGCCGGCGCGGCGATGATCCTCAACAACGCGGTGACCAACACGCTGCTGCAGACCATCGTGCCCGACGCCCTGCGCGGGCGAGTGATGGGATTCTACGCGTTCGTGTTCCTCGGGATGGCGCCGTTCGGGGCGTTCCAGGCGGGGTGGCTGGCCGAGCACCTCGGCGCGCCCATGGCCGTCGCCGTGGGCGGCCTGGTCTGCGGGCTGTCCTCGCTGGTGATCTGGCGGCGGGTACCGGAGGTGCCGCTGCTGAAGTGA
- a CDS encoding VWA domain-containing protein: MRYTTFSKYIDQLADAVNLQDLLDQLADFLLQSGFAGGAGERLWGEGGEEQGDRSLAALHDAILEALKNSGMLTPDMLKVLRGESTGDADRDAELERQLAELLDAIVQRLIEQGYLSVAEAPRMPGGQELVEGTEGQARSAAQQVHFNLTEKGIDFLGYRALRNLLGSIGRSSYGSHETPYLATGVEAEGVSRPYEYGDTMNLDVIATLLSAIEREGLGVPLDLEYRDLMVHQAEYRSSAATVLMLDCSHSMILYGEDRFTPAKKVALALTHLIRTQFPGDTLRVVLFHDSAEEIPLAKLAHAQVGPYHTNTAEGLKLARRLLLAQRKDMRQIIMITDGKPSALTLPDGRVYVNSMGLDPRILQATFREVALCKRSNIMINTFMLARDRMLVDFVKKVSEICRGKAYFTNTMTLGQFILMDFMKRKTMRVS, from the coding sequence GTGCGCTACACGACCTTCTCCAAGTACATCGACCAGCTGGCCGATGCGGTCAATCTTCAGGACCTGCTCGACCAGCTCGCCGACTTCCTGCTCCAGTCCGGATTCGCGGGCGGCGCGGGCGAGCGCCTGTGGGGCGAGGGCGGCGAGGAGCAGGGCGACCGCTCCCTCGCCGCGCTCCACGACGCCATCCTCGAGGCGCTGAAGAACTCCGGCATGCTGACGCCGGACATGCTCAAGGTCCTGCGCGGCGAGAGCACGGGCGACGCGGATCGCGACGCGGAGCTGGAGCGCCAGCTCGCCGAGCTGCTGGACGCCATCGTGCAGCGCCTCATCGAGCAGGGCTATCTCAGCGTCGCCGAGGCGCCGCGCATGCCCGGCGGCCAGGAGCTGGTCGAGGGGACGGAGGGCCAGGCGCGCTCGGCCGCGCAGCAGGTGCACTTCAACCTCACCGAGAAGGGCATCGACTTCCTGGGTTATCGCGCACTCCGCAACCTGCTCGGCAGCATCGGCCGGTCGAGCTACGGCAGCCACGAGACGCCGTACCTCGCCACCGGCGTCGAAGCCGAGGGCGTGAGCCGGCCGTACGAGTACGGCGACACGATGAACCTCGACGTCATCGCGACCCTGCTGTCGGCCATCGAGCGCGAGGGACTCGGCGTGCCCCTCGACCTCGAGTACCGGGACCTGATGGTGCACCAGGCGGAGTACCGCTCCAGCGCCGCCACCGTGCTGATGCTCGACTGCTCCCACTCGATGATCCTGTACGGGGAGGATCGCTTCACCCCGGCCAAGAAGGTCGCGCTCGCCCTCACCCACCTGATCCGCACCCAGTTCCCGGGCGACACGCTGCGGGTGGTGCTGTTCCACGACTCGGCGGAGGAGATCCCGCTCGCCAAGCTGGCGCACGCCCAGGTCGGGCCGTACCACACCAACACGGCCGAGGGCCTCAAGCTCGCGCGCCGGCTGCTGCTGGCCCAGCGCAAGGACATGCGCCAGATCATCATGATCACCGACGGCAAGCCGTCGGCCCTCACCCTGCCGGACGGCCGCGTTTACGTGAACTCGATGGGGCTGGATCCGAGAATCTTGCAGGCCACCTTCCGCGAGGTCGCCCTGTGCAAGCGCAGCAACATCATGATCAACACCTTCATGCTGGCGCGCGACCGGATGCTGGTGGACTTCGTCAAGAAGGTCTCCGAGATCTGCCGGGGAAAGGCGTACTTCACCAACACGATGACCCTCGGCCAGTTCATCCTCATGGACTTCATGAAGCGCAAGACGATGCGGGTCAGCTGA
- a CDS encoding YggT family protein, giving the protein MIDLAVLLRYVVFAAAAAAVLGGFGALAVQARAINPFGRTARAIRAFTDPLLAPIERRILLTGGNPQSAPWWLIAIAVGGGIVVIAAVAWAAGQARSLAAAASLGPGYAARLAVYWAFNVVILALAVRVVGSWIGASRYSRWMRPFVFLTEWLLAPLRRIVPPLGRFDLTPLVAWFLLQLVRDWVLRAW; this is encoded by the coding sequence GTGATCGACCTCGCCGTGCTGCTTCGCTACGTCGTGTTCGCGGCCGCCGCCGCCGCCGTGCTCGGCGGCTTCGGCGCCCTGGCCGTGCAGGCACGCGCCATCAACCCGTTCGGCCGCACCGCCCGCGCGATCCGCGCCTTCACCGATCCGCTGCTCGCCCCGATCGAGCGCCGCATCCTGCTCACCGGCGGCAATCCGCAATCGGCGCCGTGGTGGCTGATCGCGATCGCGGTCGGCGGCGGCATCGTGGTGATCGCCGCCGTCGCGTGGGCCGCCGGCCAGGCCCGGTCGCTGGCGGCGGCCGCCAGCCTCGGCCCCGGCTACGCCGCGCGACTGGCGGTGTACTGGGCGTTCAACGTCGTCATCCTGGCCCTGGCGGTGCGGGTCGTGGGCTCCTGGATCGGAGCGTCCCGCTACAGCCGCTGGATGCGCCCGTTCGTCTTCCTCACCGAGTGGCTGCTCGCGCCCCTGCGCCGCATCGTGCCGCCTCTGGGCAGGTTCGACCTCACGCCGCTGGTCGCGTGGTTCCTGCTCCAGCTCGTGCGGGACTGGGTGCTGCGCGCGTGGTGA
- a CDS encoding DUF167 family protein, giving the protein MVTPWLRETARGLSIAVVVTPRASRSQVAGVAGDRLRIRVAAPPVEGAANEELTRFLARTLGLPRTAVTVAAGAAARRKTILAEGIGADAALRLLTA; this is encoded by the coding sequence GTGGTGACGCCGTGGCTGCGGGAAACCGCCCGCGGCCTGAGCATCGCCGTCGTCGTCACGCCCCGCGCCTCCCGCAGCCAGGTGGCCGGCGTCGCCGGGGACCGGTTGCGGATCCGCGTCGCCGCCCCCCCGGTCGAGGGAGCCGCGAACGAGGAGCTCACCCGGTTCCTGGCCCGGACGCTCGGGCTGCCGCGGACGGCGGTGACGGTGGCCGCCGGCGCCGCCGCCAGGCGCAAGACGATCCTCGCCGAAGGGATCGGCGCGGACGCCGCCCTCCGCCTGCTGACCGCCTAG